The Hydra vulgaris chromosome 11, alternate assembly HydraT2T_AEP genome contains a region encoding:
- the LOC100198719 gene encoding uncharacterized protein LOC100198719 has translation MKLYFDVIIIVLVVVIFLLFFVLFKIYKLHEKSTDEIDLAEQQELLSNISGSKDSSLLSSDPGFSSIVHSFETLNDIQGKQEIEIDMVQPNVQDLPISENGYLHVQNEYPSPQQTLLKKKHEIKILLQYDKQRSILKLIIKHLDSKTKGKINSSETYVDVQVSPYRFRTYRNPGYRRPVRAVIKKSIEFRLDRLELKTTYLLIFLLRYDPFSRLKVDGEVTFKMSEILSEGFIEGCQVELGKEFVQSKQEFTAFIFRPK, from the exons ATGAAACTCtattttgatgttattattaTCGTATTGGTTGTCGTTATTTTCTTACTGTTTTTCGTCTTATTTAAAATCTACAAGCTTCATGAAAAATCTACCGATGAAATTGATTTGGCTGAACAACAAGAGCTATTATCTAATATCTCAGGCTCTAAAGACAGCTCCTTACTATCTTCTGATCCTGGATTTTCTAGTATAGTACATAGTTTTGAGACTTTAAATGATATTCAAGGAAAGCAAGAGATAGAGATAGACATGGTTCAACCAAATGTTCAG gatCTCCCAATCTCTGAAAATGGTTACTTACATGTCCAAAATGAATATCCGTCTCCACAACAGACGTTGCTAAAGAAAAAACACGAGATTAAAATTTTGCTTCAGTACGACAAGCAAAg atccattctaaaactaattataaaacatttggaTAGTAAAACGAAAGGCAAAATTAACTCATCCGAAACATACGTAGACGTACAAGTTTCGCCTTATCGTTTTCGAACTTATAGAAATCCAGGATATCGTCGGCCAGTGCGAGCGGTTATAAAAAAGAGTATAGAATTTAGACTTGACCGATTGGAACTTAAGacaacatatttattaatatttttgctgCGTTATGACCCGTTCTCTCGACTAAAAGTTGACGGCgaggtaacttttaaaatgtctgAAATATTATCTGAAGGATTTATTGAGGGATGTCAAGTGGAGCTTGGTAAAGAGTTTGTTCAAAGTAAGCAGGAATTTACAGCTTTTATATTTAGGCCCAAGTAA